The Melospiza georgiana isolate bMelGeo1 chromosome 26, bMelGeo1.pri, whole genome shotgun sequence genome window below encodes:
- the HSD11B1L gene encoding hydroxysteroid 11-beta-dehydrogenase 1-like protein has translation MKAIGKVLCATGVVAGLIAFFWKDDFNPESLSGARVLVTGASAGIGEQIAYHYARFGAEIVLTARREAVLQKVMEKCLTLGAKKTFYIPADMSSPSEPERVVQFAVQKLGGLDYLVLNHIGTNRFQEWAGDVEYTRWLLQVNFLSYVALATAALPTLEKNRGALVVVSSLTGKLPTPFTTSYSATKFALDGFFSSLRHELIMRSRDVSVTLCILGLIDTESALEYTRGKVLLSASPAPEAALAIVRGGAARAPEIFYPRWLRPLCCLWALFPSSGNQVLRTFYNYSSP, from the exons ATGAAGGCAATTGGAAAAGTGCTTTGTGCTACAGGAGTTGTAGCTGGGCTCATAGCTTTCTTCTGGAAAGACGACTTTAACCCAG AGAGCCTGTCTGGTGCCCGTGTTCTCGTGACTGGAGCCAGTGCTGGGATTGGAGAGCAGATAGCATATCACTATGCCAGATTTGGTGCTGAGATTGTGTTGACTGCCAGGAgggaagctgtgctgcagaag GTGATGGAGAAATGCCTGACACTCggagcaaagaaaacattttacatCCCTGCAGATATGTCTTCCCCTTCAGAGCCTGAAAGGGTGGTGCAGTTTGCTGTCCAAAAGCTGG GGGGCCTGGATTACCTGGTGCTGAACCACATCGGCACCAACCGCTTCCAGGAGTGGGCTGGGGATGTGGAGTACACGcgctggctgctgcag GTGAATTTTTTGAGTTATGTGGCTCTTgcaacagcagctcttcccACCCTGGAGAAGAACAGAGGTGCTCTGGTGGTTGTTTCATCCCTCACAG ggAAATTGCCCACTCCCTTCACCACTTCTTACTCTGCCACCAAGTTTGCCCTGGATGGATTCTTCAGCTCGCTGCGCCACGAGCTCATCATGCGGAGCAGAGATGTGTCAGTCACCCTGTGCATCCTGGGCCTGATTGACACCGAGTCAGCACTGGAGTACACCAG GGGCAAAGTGCTGCTCAGCGCCTCCCCCGCTCCCGAGGCCGCGCTCGCCATCGTCCGGGGCGGAGCCGCTCGGGCACCCGAGATTTTCTACCCGCGGTGGCTGCGGCcgctctgctgcctctgggctCTGTTCCCCAGCAGCGGGAACCAGGTGCTGCGGACTTTCTATAACTacagcagcccctga